One Castanea sativa cultivar Marrone di Chiusa Pesio chromosome 4, ASM4071231v1 DNA window includes the following coding sequences:
- the LOC142632380 gene encoding uncharacterized protein LOC142632380, with amino-acid sequence MGSSLFHKLFFDDSDEDEIMRRVLKASKSQRKHRRYIEHDCLSGHKRLYLDYFADTPVYPPNLFRRRFRMSQSLFLRIQSKVETYEPYFIQKRDNAQRLGLSSLQKIIATLRMLAYGVTADFMDEYVRIEETTAIESLKFFFKAVVDIFSKEYLRAPNNEDFARLLANGERRGLLGMLGSIDCMHWKWKNCPTAWKVQEANRKDVERAFGVLQARFAIVRGPARFFYSETLQDIMKACVILHNMIIEDKRDVNEAMELDYEQIDDNPTVQLSRERTNEFSEFIETHQCIRDHKIHSQLQVDLVEHLWQLEGEL; translated from the exons ATGGGTAGCTCTCTTTTTCACAAATTGTTTTTTGACGACTCAGATGAGGATGAGATAATGAGGCGAGTTCTTAAGGCTTCAAAATCACAACGTAAACATCGTCGGTATATCGAACATGATTGTTTGTCAGGCCATAAAAGACTTTATCTCGACTACTTTGCCGACACACCAGTATATCCTCCTAATTTATTTCGGAGGAGATTTCGGATGAGTCAATCTCTTTTTCTCCGTATTCAATCTAAGGTAGAAACTTATGAACCTTACTTTATCCAAAAGAGAGATAATGCCCAAAGACTCGGTTTATCTTCTCTTCAAAAGATAATAGCTACACTTAGGATGCTTGCATATGGTGTGACAGCTGATTTTATGGATGAGTATGTGCGGATTGAAGAAACCACTGCAATAGAaagtctgaaatttttttttaaagcggTGGTTGATATTTTTTCCAAGGAATACTTGAGGGCCCCAAACAACGAAGACTTTGCTAGACTTTTAGCCAATGGGGAAAGACGTGGACTTCTAGGGATGCTAGGGAGCATTGATTGCATGCATTGGAAATGGAAAAATTGTCCGACTGCATGGAAAG tcCAAGAGGCGAATAGGAAGGATGTAGAACGTGCATTTGGAGTGCTTCAAGCAAGATTCGCAATTGTGCGTGGACCTGCAAGATTTTTCTATAGTGAAACGCTCCAAGACATCATGAAAGCATGCGTAATTCTTCATAATATGATCATTGAGGATAAGCGAGATGTAAATGAAGCGATGGAATTAGATTATGAGCAAATTGATGACAATCCTACTGTACAACTGTCACGAGAGCGCACAAATGAATTTTCGGAGTTCATTGAAACCCATCAATGTATTCGAGACCATAAAATTCATTCTCAACTCCAAGTAGACCTTGTTGAACATTTATGGCAATTAGAAGGGGAGTTGTAG